The following are encoded together in the Citrus sinensis cultivar Valencia sweet orange chromosome 1, DVS_A1.0, whole genome shotgun sequence genome:
- the LOC102609292 gene encoding uncharacterized protein LOC102609292 — MWSCVASNIRILQCCHVYLPRVPISISSFSASLFFRSVALGFMDNRNHFNQSSSSFSSFAQSNKSGGGRGRGHDIKNDGERRRSRGGGGSKDKIDALGRLLTRILRHMASELNLNMRSDGFVKVEDLLKLNLKTFAQIPLRSHTVDDIWEAVRKDNKQRFSLLEENGELLIRANQGHTITTVESESLLKPILSAEEVSVCVHGTYKRNLDSILESGLKRMKRLHVHFSCGLPTDGEVISGMRRDVNVLIFLNVRKALADGMKLYISDNKVVLTEGFDGVVPVEYFEKIESWPDRRPISF, encoded by the exons ATGTGGAGTTGTGTGGCCAGCAACATTAGAATCTTACAGTGCTGCCACGTGTATCTGCCACGTGTTCCTATCAGTATATCTTCCTTCTCGGCCTCCCTTTTCTTCAGGTCTGTTGCCCTAGGTTTCATGGACAACAGAAACCACTTCAATCAGAGCTCCTCATCCTTCAGTTCTTTCGCTCAGTCCAATAAAAG tGGTGGTGGCAGAGGAAGAGGTCATGACATTAAAAATGACGGAGAAAGAAGGAGAAGCCGTGGTGGCGGCGGCAgcaaggataaaattgatgCTCTTGGTAGACTCTT GACACGTATTTTGCGTCATATGGCTTCTGagttaaatttgaatatgCGGAGTGATGGATTCGTCAAAGTTGAAGATTTACTAAAGCtgaatttgaaaacatttgcCCAGATTCCATTAAGATCACACACAGTTGACGACATCTGGGAG GCTGTGAGAAAGGATAATAAGCAGCGATTTAGTCTTCTGGAGGAAAATGGAGAACTTCTAATACGTGCAAATCAAGGCCACACAATTACG ACAGTTGAATCTGAGAGCTTGTTAAAACCAATCCTTTCTGCTGAAGAAGTTTCAG TATGCGTACATGGAACCTATAAGAGGAATCTGGATTCAATTTTGGAGTCTGGTTTAAAGCGCATGAAGAGATTACATGTACACTTCTCGTGTGGCTTGCCAACTGATGGTGAAGTAATCAGTG GTATGAGACGTGATGTTAATGTTTTGATCTTTCTCAATGTTAGAAAAGCTCTAGCAG ATGGAATGAAGTTGTACATATCAGACAACAAGGTCGTCTTGACAGAAGGATTTGATGGCGTCGTGCCAGTTGAATACTTTGAAAAGATAGAATCATGGCCGGACAGACGACCTATATCTTTTTAA